ctctctctctctctctctctctctccgattAATTCATCGTTAATGAGGCGTTATTCAGATGaatcatacattttattttcaacgaTAACACCTAAGACAAGGAATGTCTTTtaggaaataaaatttaaaaaaagatggagatgTTCTTACTTATGataagaaccattttaacaagaccttggactttcggtaggatgtaacTCTCATCTTCTTGCGtcaaaagaagttaaaaatgacgcttgattcaagtgaaatatacatagATTGTGTCGTCTTCGCTCGAAagtcttgttgatttcaaagagcttGAATGAGtagccagcaatgaaatagacaggcctacgtcacattgctgtttgacataactacccaaagtccaagcttttattaaaatggttctagtaTGTCTATCTCTAATGATATCAAAATACAGACTTACTGAAAAAAGTCAATGGTTTACCAAACTCGCGTGTGCATATTAACGATGAGTGGTATTTGTATGATTATAAAAACAAGAGGTCCATAGGTTTTAACGGTCACCTGATGAGTATCAGTCTTTTATTTCGGTGTGCCATACGACATTGCGTGCAAggtatatttgattaaatatagaatgaacATCACGTAATTTTCTCCAAATTGTGGGAGGTTTTTTCCCGCGGACACATAACTTCTTTAAAAGGATAAGTTTAAGTTGTCTCTCAGACACATGACTTTGTTTGAAAGCAAGATGAGTTTATTTAACATATTACATGTCCACGAATGTGGCCAGTGGCTTCGCTTCTTCATTGATTCACTGACTGGTAATATTTTGACTGAAGCGGTTGTTTTAGTTCTTTATTTAAACTTCTTTAATATTGAAGGGGTTGTTTTACATCGCACTTTTATTGTTGtctgtttttttgtgttttgaatattttttcattttgttgtatTAATAGTTAGTAATGTTGCTgagatggttttttttatattttcaaattaagtgcttatgattttattattattattttgtcgtatattcatttaaattaccacataATTAGAGTAAAAAGTTaatcctttttttctttcttaccagatttttttatttatttatttatatttttacaaaattactgCGCGAATAGGTAGGGTGTTATGATATTACAGAGCACCAATGTTTCTTGTTCAGAATAATGCAAATCACATGGTTTTATATTTCACCTTTTTTTCAGGAAGAATATATACATAACACCTGCAAACAAAAACtccaattatatataataatattaatgcaCCTTTCTATCCttgtatacaaataaatgctaataCAATCATAATGGCATCTTTTCTTCATCAAAAGTCGTTTTCAGATGTCACGAAACTAGGAGTATGTTCTTTACGTGGTTGGCATGAAAATCGGTTCCATTTTTATTCCCTAGCAAGATTATACAATACGATGCGCTTAAAGTACTAGTATATGCCGGAAATTTGGTGCGATTTTTATCACGAATGAAATTATTCTATTTCTTTCGATTGCCACTTACAAACTATTGGTTTGGATTGATCATATGAAATCCTGTTTCATAATAATTACTCATTaccttttatttaattaagtataaattaaattatttgagTCCTTGTTTCtaagaaaaagataatttaattttattccaAATAATGCTTGATCTAAAAATACCACTAGAAATTCAACATGATAAGGACAAAATAACACTGAACGCTGCAAACAAACAAATGTGCACACTTTAAACCTTTTCTCGAAGGAATAtaatgtgtgaattttacatATCAGCAGTTGTGTAGAATCGGTATGGGAAGCTACTTATACTGAATAAACAGTAATGCTTTTTCAAACTGTTGgatcaaatataatattttgtttttagttgGTTTTCAATCAAATCAGTAGGcatattgtcatgttgtaaattttttgaaCTTAGTGgttgggtgtaaatacaaaatttacaacatgacaaaatttgtatgTACAACATCCAACCAGTATATTCAATTCTATCATAATTACATTCAAGCTCTAGAATACAATTCAGCGGCGACTGAGTGAACAGTTTTACTTCATGATTCAAATGATGTATGATAAGCACAgtgacctaaaaaaaattggCTTTCTAAAATGTTCAGGTTCGTGGGTTTCTTTTTCGAATAAATACTGGAATTTTTCACATAAAAGCATgatatttcttaattataattcTGGAAGTCTGTCTTGATTATAAAACATGATGTATAATAATCACAGACCCAAAAATATTTGTCCTCTGAAATGTGcgttttgtggttttcttttttaaaaatatgaactgGAATTTATCACATAGAGGCATGATACCTCTTTGTTATAACTCTGGATGTGTAATAAGCACAGTGACCTAAAAATGTTTGCCCTCGGAAACGTTCGTTTCGtggtgtttttttctaatatgaactAGAATTTTTATCACGTAGTAACATGATTTCTCTTGGTTATAATTCTGGAAGCCTTggttataaaacatttttagatttCGAAATGCTTTTTACTTTTCATATGtcaaaaacaaacaatacaaaGGCAAAATTATATAGCCcttgatctacatgtatatgcagaAGCAtgcataataattttttgtacatttataagCATGACCAGAACAAAATACAAAAGTcataatgttttttattctgTATAATGACTACATGAAGTTTAAATACTAGCCTATATGCTCTGAAATTATCATTAAACTTCGGGGttataaaaatacttaaataagaACCATATATTATGTAATTGTTCAAACATGATATATGCGCTTTCAAGTActcatatattgtatataaataatGCTGCTCAAGAATTTatgagtacatgtaatttatatttcagTTGTCTCTTGTTACAGTTGTTCATCTTTAACATAATATAAATCTATGCACCGTTGAttagcaatctgattaaaatcagatctttgatccgctccgacaaATTCTGATGTCGCTACACAAAGTCAGATATTTGTTCAGCGACTATCAGAATTTTGGAGCGttacaaagatctgattttaatcagattgcgtTGATAGTGggtatagaaccattttaacaagagcttggactacGGATAGTTGTGTCAAagagcaatgtgacgtaggcctgtctatttcattgctggccactcagccatggctctttgaaatcaacaagatttgtctggcttttgagcgaagACTAGCAGTCTGTGCAtgttcacttgaaaccagcgtcatttttaacttttttcgatgcaagaaatagataattACCGAAAGTCTAAGGTCTTTCTAAAATGGTTCTACTTTCTGTCTttccacaaatttatttaaaaattaaatttgttgttatgacaactttaacaaatttaatttttaaataaatttgtggaaAGACATTTCTGCAAAGaagagggaaaaaaatatttataacttaCCCGCGCGATAACATTGAATTCATCTGCTTGTAAAGCAGTACTCTTctgtataaaataataaaaccgAAGGATTCCGTTAACAATGCACCCTccttaaaatacaaaatgtttagaATCTCATCTTATATCATGAATaatcaattatgaaaatttcttGACAGCCTTTAAATGATGTGTTCTATACTTTAGTATTAAaaacaagcaataaaaaaaccccacaaaacaCATGTTAATGACTCGGAGATAGTGCCTTTGGTTCAAACTAACCACAATGATGTTTAAATCCACTATGTTTGAAGGTGTAATTAACTTCACCGCGCACTATATTTCgtagtatttgaaaaaaaatgcgttgtattttttcttgttaGTATTTTAATGAGCAATTATTATACCATTTCTCAAAAGAGTTGAAACtccaacattttttaatgttttcatttgagagaaaaataatttttctcttttttattgttCAATTGCGTCTTCCAAAAAGATGAGTGAAATATCTAAGTTTGGAAACAAATGCTTCAAAACCGATTTTATTTCAATGGATAAAAAATGCACTGTATCACAATACATGAACAGTAAAAGTGTACAGCAACGTCTTtttaccaggtacatgtattagatttTATGGATATCATTATAAGAACAATTAGAACCATTGTAAAAAGGCCTTGGACATTCGGTAGGATgttactatctatttcttgcgtcaaaacaagttaattataaaatgacgctggtttcaatcgaaatatgcaccgactgcgtagtcttcgctcaaaagcaagacaaatcttgtttatttcaaagagccatggctggctgagtggccaacaatgaaatagacaggcgtACGTCACATGGCTGTTTGACGCAACTACCcgaagtccaagctcttgttaaaatggttctactgGTATCGCGTGAAAACATCTTCAACATCATTTTTAGTCAACTAGCTAACCGAAAAAAATTAACCTTTTTAGTAAACATACATACTCATCGTGGTTATAATACTATATGTATTTAAACTGAGGCATTTGTATCgaccaacaaaaacaaaacctaaTTTGCATGTTTCTTATCTGATAAAGGTTTATCGATACACTATTGTAACGTCCGGTATCATGTATAGTCTTATCTTATCAGCAAGTACTtaattataagtacatgtatacgtactCTTGAATATACTGTCTTCACCTGATAAAAAATTGTAACCCGATATGTACAGAGTAAAATGGAATAATTATTGTACGAAGAACTCCAAACACGTGAATTAAGAGAAGTAACTCAAAATAGAAGCAATAACAACAATAACAAGCAAATGCAAATTTACATTACTGAATTTCGGAGTTTGAAACAAGATAGgtatgtttgaatttatttgcATACTGTTTTTAACGCCAGAAGTACGAATGAACGGCTTCATGAACGGAAAATGTGTAAATGATTGACTCTTTCGGGCAATTACTAGTATCTCTAATGATGTAATGTTGAAATCTTAAGTCAGATGCATATATGTCCAGCTCAACAAGCCCAAAACATAAACCCTGCCCAGAATTTGTTCTTGACTCTAACAACAGAGCTTTTGGAAGCTTCGGCCAATTTTATCTTCAGTCTACTTGCAGATTTAACAATATCCTCTCTGTATTATTCAGGGAATAAATCGATGAATGAAAATTTCTATACAATACaagcatgttttattatttagcGGATATAGCGAGGCCATATATGATATAGTACGCTTTGCATTTTGAGCTGATGAAATgcagaaaattttgagtttatacatgtatacactgtaatacattttatttctactttgtatatataattatatcactCCACTTGTTGTACGTGGTAAGGCGGAGAGGGCTGGGGAGGGTTAAACCAAAAGCACCTGTATGAATCAACGCCACTAAATACAAGAACTGGCAGTACAGGCTGAGTATTGATCTATAGTGTAATTAAGTTATTTATGGGTGCATTCTAACGATCGACTACCGACTTCAACAGGTAGACACCATAGTGTAGATGAAGTCCCTAGATTAAATCTCTATAGAAAGGAAGAAACCTGTATAATAATTTAAAGCCATGTCTGACACGGGTGACTCGCAGATTACGTTTTGAACCATGAAATCTCCACGAGGTAAACACAAAACACCATTACAGGGTGTAACGTGAAAGACATCGAAAATTTATTATGATGGCGTTTACTTGAAACTTTTGGCATATTGTCGCACTGGGAGCGGAATATGACGTTGACTTCTGGAACATTACCCACCCCATTGTGGAATTAACTAATCTGTATCTGTAAATTGTGTTGAAGTGTGGAATTACCTGGACTAATTGGACTTCCCCACCCACCTGTTTGATTGTAAGATGGAGGCGGAACTGACTGTCAATAACAGACCGAGGGTGGGATTTCTGTTTGCTCTCGTGTGTACCACATTCAGCCTGTCCATGTTCATGATGTCCATGAACACGTTAATGTATGAAGGTATGATGATGATGTGGGTCTAGATTCTTACAGGTAAATGGTGGGCGGGGTCATAAGTAAACAGGTATACAGGTGCAATCGTTGATCTGTTGATTGAAGATCATTCTCAATTTAACTCTGTTTAATGTTTGCTTGTATTAAAAGAGCTATCTCGCGCGGTCCAAGAATTTTTACGGCGTCGATCCaagggataattttgtttgtaagaGGGGTTCGAAGCTTATTTTCAGCTTATGTGAATGAAATTTCcgaagggggtggggggggggggtagggttCACGACCCCCCTGATCcccatctacatgtatatttatatttgcacATTAAAGTTACCCTTTGCGCGAATTTGGTTTTGTAATGTATATCATAGAGGAGAGGGGGTGGCAAGTGATTGTTTATTATCTACATTCATCATATAAGTTAAGAAAGCATATTGTACAGAGGTGTGTGATAATTGTCTAGGTACTCTAATATACGTGTCCTTTTCATCCTTAACTGGTACATAGAACAACTGACATTATCTTTCGGCCAATTTTCTTTCAAGGAGATGTTCCTTTTGATGGAGACGAAGTTTTGGATTACGAGGAGTTTAGAGGACTCGGGGGTCCCATCGAGCTGGACCATCATAAACACAGCGGTTAGTTCATCTTCTAAACAATTGATCAATGAGACATTTAAATGTAAGCCTATATACCTTGATAGTCAAGCTTTACACCCCCTTCCTAActttactttatttcaaatttatttatgtcACGATTTACAAATTCATGCAAACAGCATACTATTAAccgttttgtttataaaactaGTTGTCATTAAACGGTAAACGCAAATTTGACTTCTCCATACCAAACTCAAATCTGTTTGCTTGATCGACGTCAGTCTTTTAAgtatttcttaaatttctttcaaaGTACTAAGTATCATTGCATACTTAATTTATATAATCCACACTCCGAAAAAAGaacgattgaaaaaaaagttgcaaaaattataattgCATGTAATGGACAACAGAAACGATCTTAAATATCCTGGTTACTCGGCACCAAGTCACCCGCATTCTGATAAGATCAAGTATcatcatttataatattttccatatcgtttattataataatactaaaaaaaagaaaaatactacGTTGGAAATACCCGGTATTAAAAGACTTGTTAATTCTCTGAATTGTAGATGTGAACGAGGATGTTGCTAAAGAACTTAGTAAAAAAGTTCGTGTGTTGTGCTGGGTAATGACTGCACCCAAAAACCTGGACAAAAAGGCAACGGCTGTGAAAAAAACGTGGGGGAAAAGGTGCAACAAAGTGATATTTTTCAGTAGTATAACCAATGACTCGTTTCCAACAGTTGGTCTGAAAGTCTCTGAAGGCCGTGAACACCTGACCGGTAAAACAATACAGGCCTTCAAATATTGCTACCAACACTACCGGAACCAGTTTGACTGGTTTCTAAAAGCAGACGATGACACATACATCATTGTTGAGAATCTCAGATACTTTTTGTCTCATCACAGCCCGAATTCTCTCGTGTTCTTCGGACATAAGTTCACACCCCTCATCAAGCAAGGTTACTTCAGTGGTGGGGCGGGTTACGTTTTAAGTCGAGCTAGTCTTGAAAAGTTTATGGTAGACGGTGGCGCCAATCCGTTCATCTGCAGGCAAGATGGCGGGGCTGAGGACGCTGAAATAGGGAGGTGTATGATGAAATTGGGCATCACAGCTGGGGAATCACTCGATGTCTTTGGCAAAGAAACATTTCATCCATTTGTCCCTATCGCTCATTTAGAAGGGCATCACCCAGATTGGTTTTATAAGTACAGTGCTCACAAACCCCGAAAggtataaaaatttgtttacatttctataaagTTGAATGATGAAAAAGATATTGGAAGATAATTTTGTATAcgatatacaatatttaaacCCAGGAGCTTGTCATGTACATCtctatattattacatgtatatgtaaatgatCAAATGCAAATCGAATAAATCGTTTCCTTAGTTAACTCCAGGTGTCAGTTTTGTTACATTGAGTaagtttctgttttttttttaatttcatcccATAATATTCCTATCGATAAATGCGCAAATTCATTGATACGGTTCTTATTACAAAAGCAGATTGTAATGTTCAACTCACCGTTATATCCGTTTCATTCCTTATTTTTTCCAGGGTTTGGGCTGTTGCAGCGACTACAGTATTTCGTTCCACTACATGTCTCCCTCAGACATGTACCTGATGGACTACCTACTATACCATCTAAAACCATACGGCTTAGTACCACAGCCGGGGAAAGTCGAACATTTCAAAAGTGATACCTGACATTTgggaaatcatttttttttggggggggggttacgaTTACATGTCATTTCATTTGCATAATGAAAGttgttatttgtgtttttgtaTGGTCCTTTCTAAGAAAGAATTAATTTGACGAGTTTGATGTGTGTTCATAAATACTgagatttatattatttatgttcATGTTTGTACTTTTTGTTGTTTCTGAATAAAAGTACATTCAAAACATGATGTTTAATACGctaatacaattataaaaaaaaatattttggttgtCGTTTTTCTCATATCGGACTCTATTGATTCTGTGAAACATTTTTATAGAGAACATTCACTTCTTCAGGTCAAATGTCTCATTATATATGGCGAAAAATTAATTGTGAAACTTGGATCAGATTGTTTTATCCAGTAAATAAATTATCTAAGTTGAAATGATGAGCAAGGGTGAAGTAAACAATAAATgcaaataacataaaataatcaacataaaaaaCATAATCTCAATGCAGTCCTGTTTTATTTACTTCGCATTTTTGGGGGGCA
This portion of the Magallana gigas chromosome 7, xbMagGiga1.1, whole genome shotgun sequence genome encodes:
- the LOC105343374 gene encoding glycoprotein-N-acetylgalactosamine 3-beta-galactosyltransferase 1; protein product: MEAELTVNNRPRVGFLFALVCTTFSLSMFMMSMNTLMYEGDVPFDGDEVLDYEEFRGLGGPIELDHHKHSDVNEDVAKELSKKVRVLCWVMTAPKNLDKKATAVKKTWGKRCNKVIFFSSITNDSFPTVGLKVSEGREHLTGKTIQAFKYCYQHYRNQFDWFLKADDDTYIIVENLRYFLSHHSPNSLVFFGHKFTPLIKQGYFSGGAGYVLSRASLEKFMVDGGANPFICRQDGGAEDAEIGRCMMKLGITAGESLDVFGKETFHPFVPIAHLEGHHPDWFYKYSAHKPRKGLGCCSDYSISFHYMSPSDMYLMDYLLYHLKPYGLVPQPGKVEHFKSDT